Proteins co-encoded in one Spirosoma endbachense genomic window:
- a CDS encoding glycosyltransferase family protein: MKVTGFSIVRNAIKFDYPILEAIQSVLPLCDEFVVAVGNSEDDTLALIKSIDSDKIRIIETVWDDSLRAGGQVLAVETNKALAAISPDTDWAFYIQGDEVLHERYLPVVRQAMEQYLDRPQVEGLLFNYLHFYGSYRYVGDSPQWYRREIRIIRYSDNVTAYRDAQGFRTKDNQKLHVKLIDAYIYHYGWVKPPDVQKSKLAATQRFWNDDHQIVQARQTLDHFDYGSIDSLAEFKDTQPAIMQPRINAQNWQFDFNIREKKYSLKNRFKTLIERITGWRMGEYRNYKLLR; this comes from the coding sequence ATGAAAGTTACCGGGTTCAGTATTGTCAGAAACGCTATCAAATTTGATTACCCCATTCTCGAAGCGATTCAGTCTGTTTTACCACTTTGCGATGAGTTTGTGGTAGCCGTTGGCAATTCTGAAGATGACACACTGGCGCTGATCAAAAGCATCGATTCTGACAAGATTCGGATCATTGAAACCGTTTGGGATGATTCGCTACGGGCGGGGGGGCAAGTGTTGGCCGTAGAAACGAACAAAGCTCTGGCAGCCATCTCACCGGATACCGACTGGGCGTTTTACATTCAGGGCGATGAGGTACTGCATGAGCGATACCTACCCGTTGTCAGACAGGCCATGGAGCAGTACCTCGATCGCCCTCAGGTGGAAGGGCTCCTGTTCAACTACCTGCATTTTTACGGATCTTACCGTTATGTAGGCGATTCACCCCAATGGTATCGGCGCGAAATTCGGATTATTCGTTATTCAGACAATGTAACGGCTTATCGGGATGCGCAGGGTTTCCGAACGAAAGACAACCAGAAACTGCATGTTAAACTAATTGATGCCTATATCTACCATTACGGCTGGGTAAAACCACCCGACGTACAGAAATCCAAACTGGCCGCTACGCAGCGTTTCTGGAACGATGACCACCAGATTGTGCAGGCGCGCCAGACGCTCGATCATTTCGACTATGGGTCTATCGATTCATTGGCTGAATTTAAAGACACTCAGCCAGCCATTATGCAGCCTCGCATCAACGCTCAGAACTGGCAGTTTGACTTTAACATCCGTGAAAAAAAATATTCGTTAAAAAACCGTTTCAAAACACTCATCGAGCGAATAACCGGGTGGCGCATGGGCGAATATCGCAACTATAAACTGCTACGGTAG
- a CDS encoding cytochrome P450, whose translation METTLSPSRPIPVHPGLPIVGNTLEYLRDPLVFLRRLQRDYGHQRMVCINVGGRITTLMLKPEETKQVIQENNRNYGRGKSFAILREFLGNGLLTSEGDFWRRQRRLAQPAFHRQKLAILAEIMIEEAVAWVDRLEKSADNKPVNFSAATIDVTLRIVTRTLFGSSLGDQLDGLSSALANLNHVANNAVINPIRLPKWVPTPDNRSFEKATQKVNNLIFGIIESRRRTGETRDDLLDMLLRATDDETGEGMSDAQLRDEMVTLFTAGHETTATSMAWTLYLLAQHPEVVKRAKVEIKATLGQRNHPSADDLRAMPYLSQIISESLRLYPPAWIMSRLSLGPDRFGDYVLESNRGVLVSPYVLHHDPDNWPDPEQFNPDRFAPEQSKERHPYAFLPFGGGPRLCIGNQFALMEMQALLTVLLHRFDLRPMPGLRITTQPLITLRPKQAVQLYLD comes from the coding sequence ATGGAAACTACGCTCTCTCCTTCTCGTCCTATTCCCGTACATCCGGGCTTACCCATTGTGGGCAATACGCTCGAATATCTACGCGATCCGCTGGTATTTCTTCGTCGGCTGCAACGAGACTATGGGCACCAACGCATGGTTTGCATCAACGTTGGCGGACGCATAACAACCCTTATGCTCAAACCCGAAGAGACGAAGCAGGTCATTCAGGAAAATAACCGCAACTACGGTCGTGGAAAGTCATTCGCCATTCTGCGGGAATTTTTGGGCAATGGTCTATTGACGAGTGAAGGTGATTTCTGGCGTCGGCAGCGACGGCTGGCCCAACCGGCATTTCATCGGCAAAAGCTGGCAATTCTGGCCGAGATCATGATTGAGGAAGCAGTGGCATGGGTAGATCGTCTGGAGAAATCAGCGGACAATAAGCCCGTAAATTTCTCGGCGGCAACAATAGATGTTACGCTCCGTATTGTAACGAGGACATTATTTGGCAGTAGTTTAGGCGATCAGTTAGATGGCCTGTCGAGTGCATTGGCGAACCTGAATCATGTCGCCAATAATGCGGTCATCAATCCGATTCGCTTGCCCAAATGGGTTCCTACACCCGATAATCGATCCTTTGAGAAAGCGACTCAAAAAGTAAACAACCTGATTTTCGGCATTATCGAATCAAGACGCCGAACGGGCGAAACTCGTGACGATCTGCTGGATATGTTGCTCCGTGCAACCGACGACGAAACCGGAGAAGGAATGTCGGACGCGCAACTTCGCGACGAAATGGTGACGCTATTCACGGCAGGTCATGAGACCACAGCCACGTCGATGGCCTGGACACTTTATCTGTTAGCGCAACACCCTGAGGTTGTAAAGCGGGCAAAAGTCGAAATCAAGGCCACTCTTGGTCAACGCAACCACCCTTCGGCCGATGATTTACGGGCTATGCCCTACCTGTCGCAAATAATTAGTGAATCGTTGCGTCTTTACCCACCAGCCTGGATTATGAGTCGTTTGTCGCTCGGTCCTGACCGATTCGGCGATTACGTGCTGGAATCAAATCGGGGTGTATTGGTTAGCCCTTACGTGCTGCATCATGATCCTGATAACTGGCCTGATCCAGAACAATTTAACCCCGACCGTTTCGCACCTGAGCAAAGTAAAGAGCGGCACCCGTATGCCTTTCTACCCTTTGGCGGAGGTCCACGGTTATGTATAGGTAATCAGTTTGCTCTCATGGAAATGCAGGCCCTACTAACCGTTCTGCTGCATCGTTTTGATCTTCGCCCTATGCCGGGTTTACGCATCACGACCCAGCCCCTCATTACGCTTCGCCCGAAGCAGGCTGTGCAACTTTACCTCGACTAG
- a CDS encoding HPF/RaiA family ribosome-associated protein — MRLQIHAVRFTADQSLLDFVQAKLNKLDTFHDRIIGTEVFLKLDGADSNKIKEKVIEVRLTIPGKELFVKEHDKSFESATDRVLEVLKDKLVRCKQKRNDIFSPAITEAQSRMREEEEEVFEPDEL; from the coding sequence ATGAGACTACAAATTCACGCCGTGAGGTTCACGGCAGATCAGAGCCTGTTAGACTTTGTCCAGGCCAAACTGAACAAATTAGACACTTTTCATGACCGTATTATCGGTACTGAAGTGTTCCTCAAGTTAGACGGGGCCGATTCTAATAAAATCAAAGAGAAAGTGATCGAAGTTCGACTCACAATCCCCGGCAAGGAGCTATTCGTGAAAGAACACGACAAAAGTTTCGAGAGCGCAACCGATAGGGTGCTTGAGGTTTTAAAAGATAAACTCGTTCGTTGCAAACAAAAAAGGAATGACATTTTCAGTCCGGCCATTACCGAAGCTCAAAGCCGGATGAGAGAGGAAGAAGAAGAGGTCTTTGAACCAGATGAGTTATAG
- the metK gene encoding methionine adenosyltransferase, translating into MPYLFTSESVSEGHPDKVADQISDALIDNFLAFDPSSKVACETLVTTGQVVLAGEIKTDTYLDVQKITRDVIRKIGYTKSEYMFEANSCGIFSALHDQSADINQGVDRKAVSEDFESRANAQGAGDQGMMFGYATNETDNYMPLPLDLAHAILREMSNIRNNETELMPYLRPDAKSQVTIEYSDDHQPIRIDTIVVSTQHDDFADDETMLAKIKEDIINIVIPRVKAAQNVELHSLFTGNITYYINPTGKFVIGGPHGDTGLTGRKIIVDTYGGKGAHGGGAFSGKDPSKVDRSAAYATRHIAKNLVAAGLCDQVLVQVSYAIGVAKPCGLYVNTYGTAKVDLHDGEIATKVEELFDMRPYAIEQRLKLRNPIYSETAAYGHMGRKNEIVKKTFGSNGHTKEVEVELFTWEKLDFVDKVKEAFGL; encoded by the coding sequence ATGCCTTATCTCTTCACTTCCGAATCTGTTTCTGAGGGACATCCCGACAAAGTCGCGGATCAAATTTCCGACGCACTAATTGATAATTTCCTGGCTTTCGATCCATCAAGTAAAGTAGCTTGTGAAACACTGGTTACGACCGGACAGGTCGTTTTGGCCGGTGAGATCAAGACAGATACTTATTTAGACGTTCAGAAAATTACCCGCGATGTGATTCGTAAGATTGGTTATACCAAGAGCGAATACATGTTTGAGGCCAATTCCTGTGGTATTTTCTCGGCTCTTCACGATCAATCGGCTGATATCAATCAGGGAGTTGACCGGAAAGCTGTTAGTGAAGATTTCGAATCACGTGCCAACGCTCAGGGAGCGGGCGATCAGGGTATGATGTTCGGTTACGCGACAAACGAAACCGATAACTACATGCCGTTGCCGCTGGATCTGGCGCATGCGATCCTGCGTGAAATGTCGAACATCCGAAATAACGAAACCGAATTAATGCCTTATCTGCGGCCCGATGCCAAGTCGCAGGTGACCATTGAATATTCGGATGATCACCAGCCAATTCGTATCGATACAATTGTCGTTTCGACCCAGCACGATGATTTTGCTGATGACGAAACAATGCTGGCTAAAATTAAAGAAGACATCATCAACATCGTGATTCCCCGTGTCAAGGCGGCACAGAACGTCGAGTTGCATAGCTTGTTTACGGGTAACATCACCTATTACATCAATCCAACGGGCAAATTCGTGATAGGCGGTCCTCACGGCGATACGGGCCTCACCGGTCGTAAGATTATTGTCGATACCTACGGTGGCAAAGGTGCTCACGGCGGGGGTGCTTTTTCGGGTAAAGATCCCTCAAAAGTGGACCGTTCTGCAGCTTATGCAACGCGTCATATTGCGAAGAATTTAGTAGCTGCTGGCCTCTGCGATCAGGTTTTAGTACAAGTTTCTTATGCCATTGGGGTCGCTAAACCTTGTGGTTTGTATGTGAACACCTACGGCACTGCTAAAGTAGATTTGCACGACGGTGAAATTGCCACGAAGGTTGAAGAGCTGTTCGATATGCGCCCATATGCTATCGAGCAACGACTCAAACTCCGGAACCCGATTTATTCTGAAACAGCTGCTTATGGACACATGGGCCGTAAGAACGAGATCGTGAAGAAAACATTTGGTTCTAACGGACACACAAAAGAAGTAGAAGTGGAGCTATTTACCTGGGAAAAACTTGACTTTGTTGATAAGGTCAAGGAAGCGTTTGGGTTGTAA
- a CDS encoding lycopene cyclase family protein — translation MKKYDFIIAGGGMAGLSLAYYLTQSSLRDRSILILDRDSKDRNDRTWCFWERNAGPFESIVFRKWNQVSFHGTTHAGALDLGGYQYKMLRGIDFYEFIQKELEKYPNIERRQATINRVKETPQGGFVIADDEPYIADYVFDSTFALKLDQPENHNLLQHFRGWVIKTSNSCFDPTLPEIMDFRVEQGGDCRFVYVMPFDDKTALVEFTLFNDKRLADDEYETELRHYIDRFLNTGTYEICEVETGIIPMSDEPTQENPSEHIVRIGTSGGHTKPSTGYTFQRTQQFLQSIVANLAQTGKPNRKLPWLKSRFKLYDSILLNVLENHRYPADDLFTRLYTENQAMSVFKFLDEDTRLMDEVRLFSTMPWWPFTVAFFDVLRRKMFG, via the coding sequence ATGAAAAAATACGACTTCATTATAGCGGGGGGAGGTATGGCAGGGTTAAGTCTGGCTTACTACCTGACACAATCTTCTCTACGCGACCGTTCAATACTGATTCTGGACCGTGATAGTAAAGATCGCAATGATCGAACCTGGTGCTTCTGGGAGCGAAATGCCGGTCCGTTCGAATCAATTGTGTTCCGTAAATGGAACCAGGTCAGCTTTCATGGTACTACCCATGCTGGAGCACTCGACCTGGGTGGTTATCAATACAAAATGCTGCGGGGAATCGATTTCTACGAATTCATTCAGAAAGAGCTCGAAAAATACCCCAATATCGAACGCCGACAGGCAACGATCAATCGTGTTAAGGAAACTCCTCAGGGTGGTTTTGTGATCGCCGATGATGAGCCATACATTGCCGATTACGTATTCGATAGCACGTTTGCCCTGAAGCTCGATCAACCAGAAAATCATAATCTGTTACAGCATTTCAGAGGGTGGGTTATCAAAACCAGTAACTCCTGTTTTGATCCGACCTTACCCGAAATTATGGATTTCCGCGTCGAACAGGGCGGTGATTGCCGGTTTGTGTATGTGATGCCATTTGATGATAAAACCGCTCTGGTGGAGTTTACACTCTTTAACGATAAGCGCCTGGCTGATGATGAATACGAAACAGAACTACGCCACTATATCGATCGGTTTTTAAATACCGGCACGTATGAAATCTGTGAAGTCGAAACGGGTATAATCCCGATGAGTGACGAGCCAACCCAGGAAAATCCCTCTGAACACATTGTGCGAATTGGCACGTCAGGCGGACACACAAAACCGTCTACGGGTTATACATTCCAGCGGACGCAGCAGTTCTTACAGTCAATTGTTGCGAATTTGGCGCAGACGGGTAAGCCGAATCGCAAACTCCCCTGGTTAAAGAGCCGATTTAAATTATATGATAGTATATTGTTGAATGTGCTGGAAAATCATCGGTACCCCGCCGATGACTTATTTACCCGACTCTATACGGAAAATCAGGCTATGAGTGTCTTTAAGTTTCTGGATGAAGACACCCGGCTTATGGATGAAGTCCGGTTGTTTTCGACGATGCCCTGGTGGCCATTTACGGTGGCTTTCTTCGATGTGCTTCGCCGGAAAATGTTTGGCTAA
- the lipA gene encoding lipoyl synthase encodes MIELPVIPSEQQRKKRPDWLRVKLPIGPEYAKVRKLVDEHKLHTICESGNCPNMGECWGAGTATFMILGNVCTRSCTFCAVATGRPNEYDTDEPRRVAEAILLMKVKHAVITSVNRDELKDRGAEIWHQTVRLIKESSPATTIETLIPDTKGNWEALERMISAGQEVVSHNMETVERLYRRVRPQARYERSLEQTRRTKEYGKRTKSGIMLGLGETHDEVFKAMDDLVANGLDVLTLGQYLQPTKMHHEVIEWIHPETFAMYKEEGLKRGIKYVESGPLVRSSYHAEKHVNV; translated from the coding sequence ATGATTGAACTACCCGTAATACCCTCCGAACAACAACGGAAAAAACGTCCCGACTGGCTGCGCGTTAAACTACCCATTGGTCCTGAATACGCCAAAGTCCGGAAATTAGTGGACGAACATAAACTTCATACGATCTGCGAAAGCGGCAACTGCCCCAACATGGGCGAATGCTGGGGCGCTGGTACGGCTACGTTTATGATTCTCGGGAATGTATGTACCCGAAGCTGCACATTCTGTGCAGTGGCAACGGGGCGTCCAAACGAATATGATACGGACGAACCCCGTCGTGTAGCCGAAGCAATTTTGCTGATGAAAGTGAAGCATGCCGTGATTACATCCGTCAATCGTGACGAATTGAAAGATCGGGGTGCCGAAATCTGGCACCAGACCGTACGGCTAATTAAAGAATCGTCGCCTGCAACAACCATAGAAACACTGATTCCTGATACGAAAGGTAATTGGGAAGCACTCGAACGAATGATCTCTGCCGGTCAGGAGGTTGTTTCGCACAATATGGAAACAGTAGAGCGGCTCTACCGGCGCGTTCGGCCACAAGCTCGTTATGAGCGTAGTCTGGAGCAGACTCGCCGGACCAAAGAGTACGGCAAACGCACTAAATCAGGCATTATGCTTGGTCTCGGCGAAACGCACGATGAAGTGTTCAAAGCCATGGACGATCTGGTTGCCAATGGCCTCGATGTATTAACACTGGGCCAATATTTACAGCCAACCAAAATGCACCACGAAGTTATTGAATGGATTCATCCGGAAACGTTTGCAATGTATAAGGAAGAAGGACTGAAGCGTGGAATAAAATATGTAGAATCGGGCCCGCTGGTTCGGTCGAGCTATCATGCCGAAAAACACGTGAACGTGTAA
- a CDS encoding OsmC family protein, whose translation MATIHIDYLGDLRTDCTHLQSGTHINTDAPTDNQGRGEAFSPTDLVANALGTCIITTMAISARRDGIELKGSELEVTKIMTSQPPRRIARIEVDLTLRAEVLPNDDTRARLEKIAHTCPVAISLHPDLEQAVTIRWEETVNA comes from the coding sequence ATGGCTACGATTCACATTGATTATCTTGGCGATTTACGAACCGACTGCACTCATCTGCAATCGGGCACTCATATCAATACTGATGCACCTACCGACAATCAGGGTCGGGGCGAAGCGTTTTCCCCAACCGATCTGGTTGCTAATGCGCTGGGCACCTGTATTATTACAACGATGGCTATTTCTGCCCGACGTGATGGTATCGAACTAAAAGGCAGCGAACTGGAGGTAACGAAAATCATGACCAGCCAACCTCCCCGGCGCATCGCCCGCATTGAGGTTGACCTTACTCTTCGCGCCGAAGTACTCCCCAACGATGACACTCGGGCTCGCCTGGAAAAAATCGCGCATACCTGTCCTGTAGCCATCAGCCTCCACCCCGATCTTGAGCAAGCCGTAACTATTCGGTGGGAAGAAACGGTAAACGCCTGA
- a CDS encoding carbonic anhydrase: MNLYEQVFSHNKEWVQKQLQLDPTYFSDMAKSQAPEFLYIGCSDSRVSPDAFMGIKPGDVFIHRNIANLVPNNDISSLAVLQYAVENLQVKHVIVCGHYGCGGIKAATTHDDFGYMNTWLRNIQDVYRIHREELDALEDAEARHRRLVELNVREQCLNVMKLSFVQKRLFESQDIKVHGWVYDLANGQLNDMQVTVADLEPNLGIYRFKNVSAKN, encoded by the coding sequence ATGAATTTGTACGAACAGGTGTTCAGTCACAACAAAGAATGGGTACAGAAGCAACTGCAACTCGATCCCACCTATTTCTCAGACATGGCTAAAAGCCAAGCCCCCGAATTTCTGTATATTGGCTGTTCGGATAGTCGGGTATCGCCGGATGCTTTTATGGGGATTAAGCCAGGAGACGTATTTATCCATCGCAATATTGCCAATTTAGTACCCAACAACGACATTAGTTCACTGGCAGTATTGCAGTACGCTGTTGAGAATTTGCAAGTTAAGCACGTCATCGTTTGTGGACATTACGGATGCGGTGGTATCAAAGCAGCCACCACCCATGATGATTTTGGCTATATGAACACCTGGCTACGTAACATCCAGGACGTGTATCGGATACATCGCGAGGAGCTTGATGCTCTTGAAGATGCTGAAGCCAGACATCGGCGACTGGTCGAGTTGAATGTACGGGAGCAGTGTCTGAATGTGATGAAGCTATCGTTTGTCCAAAAGCGTTTGTTTGAGAGTCAAGATATTAAGGTGCATGGGTGGGTGTACGATCTTGCTAACGGACAACTCAATGATATGCAGGTTACGGTTGCCGACCTGGAGCCAAACCTGGGTATATATCGATTTAAAAATGTAAGTGCTAAGAATTAG
- a CDS encoding GlxA family transcriptional regulator: MKHVSIIVPHGHISLTNVEGTHQILAEVNEFQKAMGKAPLFTIQLVGLSRETRQRNGLFTVTPDLLIDDVLKTDLIIIPALFGDQKQILALNEELIPWLIKHYQAGAEIASYCIGAFFLAATGLLKGKQCATHWRLANEFRAMYPDVNLVDDKIMTEEDGIYTSGGAYSYLNLLLYLVEKNAGRDVAVLIAKAFMIDIDKNSQSPFIIFQGQKAHEDESVKKAQDFIETNFQDKITVDQLADLLAVGRRSLERRFKSATANTVTEYIQRVKIEAAKKDLETGRKNVNEVMFDVGYSDTKSFRTVFKKITGLSPIEYRNKYNKEALVLEM; encoded by the coding sequence ATGAAACATGTATCGATTATTGTTCCGCATGGGCATATCAGCCTGACCAATGTTGAGGGAACTCACCAGATACTAGCTGAAGTAAATGAGTTTCAAAAAGCTATGGGCAAGGCTCCCTTGTTCACGATTCAGCTGGTTGGGTTGTCCAGAGAAACAAGACAACGAAACGGGTTATTTACGGTAACCCCAGACCTGTTGATCGACGATGTTCTAAAAACAGACCTGATTATTATTCCGGCTTTGTTTGGTGATCAGAAGCAAATCCTCGCTCTGAATGAGGAGTTAATTCCCTGGCTTATCAAGCACTATCAGGCGGGTGCAGAGATTGCCAGCTACTGCATTGGCGCTTTTTTTCTGGCCGCTACAGGTCTACTGAAAGGGAAGCAGTGCGCAACGCACTGGCGGCTTGCCAACGAATTTAGGGCAATGTATCCAGACGTAAATCTGGTCGATGACAAGATTATGACCGAAGAGGACGGTATTTACACCAGCGGAGGGGCCTATTCGTATTTGAATCTGCTTCTATACCTCGTAGAAAAGAATGCTGGCAGAGATGTGGCCGTGCTGATTGCCAAAGCGTTTATGATTGACATCGACAAGAACAGCCAGTCACCCTTTATTATATTTCAGGGGCAGAAAGCACACGAAGACGAATCCGTAAAAAAGGCCCAGGATTTTATTGAAACTAATTTTCAGGACAAAATAACTGTCGACCAGTTAGCTGATTTGTTAGCCGTGGGGCGCCGGAGTCTGGAGCGTCGGTTTAAAAGTGCTACAGCAAATACGGTGACTGAATATATACAGCGTGTAAAAATAGAGGCAGCGAAAAAGGATTTGGAAACCGGTCGAAAAAACGTTAATGAAGTGATGTTCGATGTAGGGTATTCGGATACGAAATCATTTAGAACCGTATTTAAGAAAATTACGGGATTGTCGCCAATTGAATATAGAAATAAATATAATAAAGAAGCTTTAGTTCTGGAAATGTAA
- a CDS encoding VOC family protein, whose translation MATLNPPYLNFNGNCEEAFTFYKSVFGGEFASITRFKDAPSENPVPESEAGKIANIGFPIGQGGSLMGSDVPESYGKAVIGTNVYVPVNTESEEEATRLFNGLSAGGQVMMPLDKTFWNAYFGMFTDKFGVQWMISYDYNQ comes from the coding sequence ATGGCAACGTTAAATCCCCCTTATCTGAATTTCAACGGCAATTGCGAAGAAGCATTCACTTTTTACAAATCCGTATTTGGTGGCGAGTTCGCAAGTATCACGCGTTTTAAGGATGCTCCTTCAGAAAATCCAGTTCCTGAAAGCGAAGCCGGGAAAATCGCCAATATTGGGTTCCCTATTGGCCAGGGAGGCTCGCTGATGGGTAGCGACGTTCCAGAATCCTATGGCAAAGCCGTAATTGGCACTAATGTCTACGTTCCTGTCAATACCGAAAGCGAAGAAGAAGCAACGCGCCTTTTTAATGGTTTGTCGGCCGGCGGGCAAGTTATGATGCCCCTCGATAAGACATTCTGGAATGCTTATTTTGGGATGTTCACCGACAAGTTTGGCGTTCAGTGGATGATCAGTTACGATTATAATCAGTAG
- a CDS encoding dihydrofolate reductase family protein — translation MRKVKLQMQLTLDGFVAGPNGEMDWLLWNWDEELKQYVGALIESVDTILLGRVLAQGFIPAWASRVENPETADAFAQKMNDLPRFIFSKTLSETEWDNTTLVKGDLVDEINALKQQPGQDIILYGGANLVSAFIQHNLIDEYHLFVNPVILGNGLPIFNALTNKLNLKAVKSQLFSCGIVALYYEPQRD, via the coding sequence ATGAGAAAAGTAAAATTGCAAATGCAGCTCACTCTGGACGGTTTTGTGGCCGGTCCAAACGGCGAAATGGACTGGCTGCTATGGAATTGGGATGAGGAGCTAAAACAGTATGTTGGTGCGTTAATCGAATCAGTAGACACAATTCTACTTGGCCGCGTACTGGCGCAGGGATTTATTCCAGCCTGGGCATCCAGAGTCGAAAATCCAGAAACAGCAGATGCGTTCGCTCAGAAAATGAATGATCTGCCCCGGTTTATTTTCTCCAAAACGCTGAGCGAAACGGAATGGGACAATACAACGCTGGTCAAAGGAGACCTTGTCGACGAAATTAATGCGCTAAAACAACAGCCTGGTCAGGATATAATTCTGTATGGCGGGGCCAACCTGGTATCGGCCTTTATACAGCACAACCTGATCGACGAATATCATCTTTTCGTCAATCCGGTTATTTTAGGGAATGGGCTGCCAATATTTAATGCATTGACGAATAAACTAAACCTGAAAGCAGTAAAAAGCCAGTTGTTTAGCTGCGGTATCGTTGCACTTTACTACGAACCTCAACGCGACTGA